In one Moritella sp. 5 genomic region, the following are encoded:
- a CDS encoding methyl-accepting chemotaxis protein, translating to MANSAAQLISLVNEKGEYTYVNNHYCDVLGYTQDVLLGKNSQELNSSTMPPSVIEEIRNTLAQGFSWQGIICKTTNKGNDVWFDTFITPQFENGKVVGHQEVGTPATPQMVSRASNVYKNLQGKGLLFEFTRTQRFILLTFISLVSQVFIYNTFGGAASVIAFFAAVTPMLVFWQDIIPMAQKAQRMQSTFDSVSRQVYFGKGTASVFDFNMGLLKTKIKAILERTLDSTKPVQNVIKTVSLGTEKIRTNLVNQQQELTEVSTAMSQMLTSTDEIVRNSVETSDEITATFKLCEMAQDGINTTTIEIKQLANEVEQASTAADKLNTEAQNVGSLMTDIQSIADQTNLLALNAAIEAARAGEQGRGFAVVADEVRTLSSRTQETAEHIHSSLSTMLETINDWLIMMKKNKNNADQCVDKAEQSDQAIAIIHEKMQQLSQLSMQIATAAEEQSMVSNEINNHVIDIKQGSEQNWQHTDTVVAQMDELKTDIDTISNLAKTFIPAN from the coding sequence ATGGCTAATAGCGCTGCGCAATTAATTTCATTAGTAAACGAGAAAGGTGAATACACGTATGTTAACAATCACTATTGTGACGTATTAGGATATACACAAGACGTATTATTAGGAAAGAATAGCCAAGAGCTGAACTCGTCAACCATGCCTCCATCCGTGATAGAAGAAATAAGAAATACCTTGGCGCAAGGTTTCTCTTGGCAGGGGATTATTTGTAAAACAACAAACAAAGGCAATGATGTTTGGTTTGATACCTTCATTACCCCGCAATTTGAAAACGGAAAAGTAGTTGGTCATCAAGAAGTCGGTACACCTGCGACACCACAAATGGTAAGCCGAGCAAGTAATGTCTACAAAAATCTGCAAGGTAAAGGGCTGCTATTTGAGTTTACACGTACTCAACGCTTTATCCTGTTAACCTTCATCAGCCTTGTATCACAAGTCTTTATCTACAATACTTTTGGTGGCGCAGCCTCCGTTATTGCCTTCTTTGCCGCAGTAACACCAATGCTTGTATTCTGGCAAGACATCATCCCAATGGCACAAAAAGCACAACGTATGCAATCCACGTTTGATAGTGTCAGCCGCCAAGTGTATTTTGGTAAAGGGACCGCCAGCGTCTTTGATTTTAACATGGGACTTTTAAAAACGAAAATAAAAGCCATTTTAGAACGTACTTTAGATTCAACTAAACCAGTGCAAAACGTGATTAAAACCGTCTCACTCGGGACAGAAAAAATCAGAACGAACTTGGTAAATCAACAACAAGAATTAACCGAAGTAAGCACTGCTATGTCGCAAATGCTCACCTCTACCGATGAAATTGTACGTAATAGTGTCGAAACATCAGATGAAATTACCGCTACCTTTAAACTGTGTGAAATGGCCCAAGACGGCATCAACACAACCACGATTGAAATTAAACAACTAGCCAATGAAGTGGAACAAGCATCTACCGCCGCAGACAAGCTCAATACAGAAGCGCAAAATGTGGGGAGTTTGATGACTGACATTCAATCGATTGCCGACCAAACAAATCTATTGGCATTGAACGCAGCTATTGAAGCGGCGCGAGCAGGCGAACAAGGCCGTGGTTTTGCCGTGGTAGCAGATGAAGTACGTACCTTGTCATCACGCACACAAGAGACGGCAGAACACATTCATTCTAGCTTATCGACCATGCTAGAAACAATTAATGACTGGCTCATTATGATGAAAAAAAACAAAAACAATGCCGATCAGTGTGTCGATAAAGCTGAACAGTCAGATCAAGCCATTGCCATCATTCATGAGAAGATGCAGCAACTGTCACAGCTATCGATGCAAATTGCCACGGCAGCTGAAGAGCAAAGCATGGTATCAAATGAGATCAACAACCACGTTATCGATATTAAGCAAGGTTCAGAACAGAACTGGCAACATACCGACACAGTGGTGGCACAAATGGATGAGTTGAAAACCGATATTGATACAATTAGTAATTTAGCGAAAACCTTTATTCCAGCAAACTAA
- a CDS encoding RNA polymerase sigma factor RpoD/SigA, with protein sequence MELSQESNALDAYMQQVNKKSTLLTKKEEYEVAVAVGKGDLRAKNRMIEANLRLVISVAKRYQYSAIPLVDIIQEGNTGLIRAVEKFDVNKGYRFSTYAIWWIKNNIERCIMNSARTIRIPIHVGKMHKSIAKVARELGLDVGSDNDLVVIAKVLETDVDEVMEIMSYYFNELSLDKGIITGNDSVTTLADIIKDESVNTPSEEVEGGSTRDYLLALLENLPECERRVVELRFGLTGEEPLSLLGIGERLSISREKARTIIRSNLRRLKPRLLVNSVQQHDYIS encoded by the coding sequence ATGGAATTATCTCAGGAATCAAATGCATTAGATGCGTATATGCAGCAAGTGAATAAAAAAAGTACGCTGCTGACAAAAAAAGAAGAGTATGAAGTTGCAGTCGCTGTAGGTAAGGGAGATCTGCGCGCCAAAAACCGTATGATTGAAGCCAATCTACGTTTAGTGATTAGCGTTGCTAAACGTTACCAGTATAGCGCTATTCCTTTAGTCGATATAATCCAAGAAGGAAACACAGGATTAATCCGAGCGGTTGAAAAATTTGATGTAAATAAAGGCTATCGTTTTTCTACTTATGCTATTTGGTGGATAAAAAATAACATTGAGCGCTGTATCATGAATAGCGCTCGTACCATTCGTATCCCCATTCATGTCGGTAAAATGCACAAAAGTATTGCTAAGGTTGCCAGAGAGCTCGGATTAGATGTTGGCAGTGATAACGATTTGGTTGTGATTGCCAAGGTACTCGAAACCGATGTGGATGAAGTAATGGAAATAATGTCGTATTATTTTAATGAATTGAGTCTAGATAAAGGCATTATTACGGGGAATGATTCAGTCACCACCCTTGCTGATATCATTAAAGATGAATCGGTAAATACACCGAGTGAAGAGGTTGAAGGTGGCAGCACGCGCGATTATCTTTTAGCGCTATTAGAAAATTTACCAGAATGTGAACGTCGTGTTGTTGAATTGCGGTTTGGGTTAACAGGCGAGGAACCGTTGAGTTTGTTAGGGATTGGTGAGCGCTTATCCATTTCTCGTGAAAAAGCGCGGACTATCATTCGCTCGAATCTGAGAAGACTAAAGCCTAGACTATTAGTGAATAGTGTACAGCAACATGATTACATCTCTTAA
- a CDS encoding aldo/keto reductase, translated as MQFSTLGSSGLSVSRVCLGSMTWGFQNNQQDANQQIEYALSQGVNFIDTAEMYAVPPSAETYGKTETIIGNWLAANPHRRKDIVLATKIAGPGLPWVRNGGAITGDAIVQAVDASLKRLQTSYIDLFQLHWPNRPNPHFSQHSPNKIRFSDINAADHTAQMLDILQGLKRCVDAGKIRFCGLSDDTTWGINTYLKLSEQYDLPRMVSIQNEFSLLHAKDWPYLIENCVHENIAYLPWSPLATGMLSGKYLNNARPEGSRWTFSQRNKLFRDTEIAQLATSDYVDIAHQHGLTPAQLALAWCDQVDGVTSTIIGATTLPQLKENISAFSTPLTPQALADIESVFKRYPAPF; from the coding sequence ATGCAATTTTCAACACTAGGTAGTAGCGGTTTGTCTGTGTCCCGAGTCTGTTTAGGCAGTATGACGTGGGGTTTTCAGAATAACCAGCAAGACGCCAATCAACAAATCGAATACGCGTTATCACAGGGCGTGAACTTTATAGATACGGCTGAGATGTATGCCGTGCCGCCGTCAGCAGAGACCTATGGTAAAACAGAGACTATTATTGGAAATTGGCTAGCGGCCAACCCACATCGTCGTAAAGACATAGTGTTAGCCACTAAGATTGCAGGCCCCGGATTACCCTGGGTACGTAACGGTGGAGCGATTACTGGTGATGCTATCGTTCAAGCTGTAGACGCTTCATTAAAGCGTCTACAGACCAGTTATATCGACTTATTCCAGCTACACTGGCCAAACCGCCCTAATCCGCACTTTAGTCAGCACAGTCCTAATAAGATCCGCTTTAGTGATATCAATGCGGCCGACCATACCGCACAAATGCTTGATATTTTACAAGGGTTAAAACGTTGTGTTGATGCAGGCAAGATCCGATTTTGTGGTTTGTCTGATGATACCACCTGGGGAATTAATACTTACCTTAAGCTCAGTGAACAATATGACCTGCCACGCATGGTGTCAATTCAAAATGAATTCAGCTTATTGCACGCGAAAGACTGGCCCTACTTAATCGAAAACTGTGTGCATGAAAATATCGCCTATCTACCTTGGTCTCCGCTGGCGACAGGCATGTTATCAGGAAAGTATTTAAACAATGCGCGACCAGAAGGCAGTCGCTGGACATTCTCGCAACGCAACAAGCTATTCCGAGATACAGAAATCGCACAGCTTGCAACATCAGATTATGTTGATATTGCCCACCAGCACGGTCTTACACCAGCACAGTTGGCTTTAGCTTGGTGCGATCAAGTAGATGGTGTCACATCGACCATTATTGGTGCGACAACACTACCGCAATTAAAAGAAAACATTTCAGCCTTTTCAACGCCGCTAACACCACAAGCATTAGCGGATATTGAATCGGTATTTAAACGTTATCCAGCACCGTTTTAA
- a CDS encoding methylated-DNA--[protein]-cysteine S-methyltransferase encodes MYYDKFTIQLATPSDEQDYIIILVGDEKGISQLLIDNDTKEINIAADWQHSSTFFNDAKQQLREYFDNKRHVFELELNPAGTVFQRHAWQQLTKIPYGETRRYKDIAAGLGNPNASRAVGMANNKNPIPIIIPCHRVIGANNKLVGYAYGLELKQQLLSIEKEI; translated from the coding sequence ATGTATTACGATAAATTCACCATCCAACTAGCAACCCCTTCAGATGAACAAGATTACATCATCATCTTAGTCGGAGATGAAAAAGGCATTAGCCAGCTATTGATTGATAATGATACCAAAGAAATTAACATTGCTGCCGACTGGCAACACTCCAGTACTTTTTTTAATGACGCAAAGCAACAACTACGTGAATACTTCGATAATAAACGCCACGTTTTTGAGTTAGAGCTAAACCCTGCGGGTACCGTGTTTCAACGTCATGCGTGGCAGCAATTAACTAAAATACCGTATGGTGAAACACGCCGTTATAAGGACATTGCAGCGGGACTGGGTAATCCAAATGCATCAAGAGCGGTAGGTATGGCCAATAACAAAAATCCTATCCCGATTATTATTCCCTGCCACCGGGTGATTGGCGCGAATAATAAACTAGTGGGCTATGCTTATGGCTTAGAATTAAAACAGCAACTACTCTCTATCGAAAAAGAGATATAA
- a CDS encoding LruC domain-containing protein has product MHSFKFNKLCYLALLTLSSSVVTNSALALATTESTVDHGDGSFTYTQKIDVSSTAPHYTPSGIGQQNGGFNYYTNASQDFGWQHSFALIITNPLVQIQSATLWIRSYDIDSEVFHGATGEYDGVSIDGIDLNPGLLQGSNNTWSETTFDIPLSSISDDGLINTFIDVDMNNYGWVTILDYSLLTISYIETNNNPPSQPTLSMTPSTCTQATDNLVVNVTGPTPSDPDGDSVTYSYRWFVDVGQGNVVDDDVAGKTDHQGDTVLTSQTAAGETWRVQVTATDSNGLMSEQAIVTWVDIGIDCDEDGVPDTTDDYPSDPERAFNNFSAQSTLVFEDLWPDKGDYDLNDFVLLHTFNRITNAAGEVKEVLMTGNAVARGAMYANAFAISFPGTDSANIESATMIIDGNSSTLTPEAGHTGEVVIVLIDNIFAVLPAGDYQFYNSQDGDDRPQVPLVFKMVFTDPVDVTTLGGAPFNPFIYRVSERGKEIHLANKAPSDLADLTLLGTGDDDSNAGTQTYYRTAAGHPWALNVTTSWRHPLEYIDILSAYPQFRGWVESSGVNTPSWYNHPNNGKCWKC; this is encoded by the coding sequence ATGCATTCATTTAAATTCAATAAACTCTGTTACCTTGCGCTACTTACACTATCCAGTTCTGTAGTAACAAATTCAGCGTTGGCCTTAGCCACAACAGAAAGTACTGTCGATCATGGTGATGGTTCATTCACCTACACACAAAAAATTGATGTATCGAGTACAGCACCACATTATACGCCGTCGGGTATTGGCCAACAAAATGGGGGCTTCAATTATTACACGAACGCATCACAGGATTTTGGCTGGCAACACAGTTTCGCCCTCATTATCACTAACCCTTTAGTTCAGATCCAAAGTGCGACGTTATGGATACGTAGTTATGATATTGATTCAGAAGTATTTCATGGTGCAACCGGTGAGTATGATGGCGTCAGTATTGATGGCATAGATTTGAACCCAGGTTTATTGCAAGGTTCAAATAACACATGGTCAGAGACAACGTTTGATATTCCGCTCTCCTCTATCTCGGATGATGGTTTAATCAATACCTTCATCGATGTTGATATGAATAACTATGGCTGGGTAACCATTCTTGATTACAGTTTATTAACGATCTCCTATATAGAAACGAACAACAACCCACCATCACAACCAACACTATCAATGACACCAAGTACTTGTACCCAAGCTACAGATAATTTGGTGGTTAATGTAACAGGCCCGACACCGTCCGATCCAGACGGAGATAGCGTAACCTATTCATACCGTTGGTTTGTGGATGTAGGTCAAGGCAACGTAGTCGATGATGACGTGGCAGGTAAAACAGATCATCAAGGTGATACCGTATTAACCAGTCAAACCGCCGCAGGTGAAACATGGCGCGTGCAAGTCACCGCTACCGATTCAAATGGTTTAATGAGTGAGCAAGCGATTGTGACTTGGGTAGATATAGGTATCGACTGTGATGAAGATGGGGTACCAGATACAACAGATGATTACCCAAGCGATCCAGAACGCGCCTTTAATAATTTCTCGGCGCAATCCACATTGGTATTTGAAGACCTATGGCCAGACAAAGGGGATTACGATCTTAATGACTTTGTACTTCTACACACATTCAATAGAATTACGAATGCTGCAGGTGAAGTAAAAGAGGTCTTGATGACAGGTAACGCGGTGGCGCGTGGTGCGATGTATGCGAATGCATTCGCGATTAGTTTCCCGGGGACAGATTCCGCTAATATAGAAAGCGCGACGATGATAATCGATGGCAATAGCAGCACGCTGACACCTGAAGCAGGCCATACTGGAGAAGTCGTTATAGTGCTCATCGACAATATTTTTGCTGTATTACCCGCAGGCGATTATCAATTTTACAACAGTCAAGATGGGGATGATCGACCACAGGTGCCACTCGTATTTAAGATGGTGTTTACGGATCCTGTTGATGTAACGACACTCGGCGGTGCACCGTTCAATCCATTTATCTATCGTGTAAGCGAACGTGGTAAAGAAATCCACCTCGCGAATAAAGCACCGTCCGATTTAGCTGATCTCACTTTACTCGGTACAGGTGATGATGATTCGAATGCAGGAACGCAGACTTACTACCGAACGGCAGCTGGTCACCCTTGGGCACTTAACGTCACAACATCATGGCGTCATCCATTAGAGTATATTGATATATTATCCGCTTATCCTCAGTTCCGAGGTTGGGTTGAAAGCAGTGGCGTGAATACTCCATCTTGGTATAACCACCCTAATAATGGCAAATGTTGGAAATGCTAA